A region from the Desulfuromonas acetexigens genome encodes:
- the trpA gene encoding tryptophan synthase subunit alpha, producing the protein MLETTIREQLKSKDILLMTHIVIGYPSLEDSYQIVKAMVEAGVDLMELQIPFSEPIADGPVILRANQEALATGITVEQCLDFAERVSREFDIPFLFMTYYNILFKYGVAKFAAAMAERGLKGAIVPDLPPEEAGDYLRAMAANGLDPIFILAPNSPDYRLKLIAENAGGFVYCVARKGVTGAHTEFSRDLDAYLARCRQATELPLALGFGVGSREDVEFLKGKADIAVVGSQAIRVFDRDGVEAVGTFLKGLR; encoded by the coding sequence ATGCTTGAGACCACCATCCGCGAACAATTGAAGAGCAAAGACATCCTGCTGATGACCCACATTGTCATCGGCTACCCGTCGCTGGAGGATTCCTACCAGATCGTCAAGGCGATGGTCGAGGCCGGGGTCGATCTGATGGAGTTGCAGATCCCCTTTTCCGAGCCGATCGCCGACGGCCCGGTGATCCTGCGCGCCAACCAGGAAGCGCTGGCCACCGGCATCACCGTCGAGCAGTGTCTCGATTTCGCCGAGCGGGTCTCCCGGGAGTTCGACATCCCCTTCCTCTTCATGACCTACTACAACATCCTCTTCAAATACGGGGTGGCGAAATTCGCGGCGGCCATGGCGGAGCGCGGCCTGAAAGGGGCCATCGTCCCCGATCTACCGCCGGAGGAAGCGGGGGACTATCTGCGGGCAATGGCCGCAAACGGCCTCGACCCGATCTTCATCCTCGCCCCCAACAGCCCCGACTACCGGCTGAAACTCATCGCCGAAAACGCCGGGGGCTTCGTCTACTGTGTCGCCCGCAAGGGGGTTACCGGCGCCCACACCGAATTCTCGCGGGATCTCGACGCCTATCTCGCCCGCTGCCGGCAGGCCACCGAACTCCCCTTGGCCCTCGGTTTCGGCGTGGGCAGCCGGGAGGATGTGGAGTTTCTTAAGGGTAAGGCCGATATCGCCGTGGTCGGCAGCCAGGCGATCCGGGTCTTCGATCGTGACGGGGTCGAGGCGGTGGGGACCTTCCTCAAGGGCTTGCGCTAG
- the rarD gene encoding EamA family transporter RarD, translated as MNSRPPAELSAETSPEGAARRRARQGLTLGLLAYISWGSFPAFFKLLNAATPLEVVSHRIFWSAAFLLLLVGLSHRLGPLWRVLRDRGTLLTLGGSTLLIAANWSVFILAVQRGQVLQSSLGYFMTPLISVLLGFLFLREKLTLWQRISVGLAALGVLNLALQHGSIPWIALVLATTFGLYGLLRKLARVDALLGLTIETLLLTPFALGYLIYLQFTEQGVFLAGSPDLNLLLPLAGVVTALPLLGFIGAARRLRLSTIGFLQYITPSLHFLLAVGLYNEAFSRSHLISFLCIWAALAVYTSDALWQGMGRGSDKDKQAA; from the coding sequence ATGAACTCCCGACCGCCGGCGGAGCTTTCCGCCGAAACCTCTCCGGAAGGCGCCGCCCGCCGCCGTGCCCGCCAGGGACTCACCCTGGGGCTGCTGGCCTATATCAGCTGGGGCTCCTTTCCGGCCTTTTTCAAACTGCTCAACGCCGCCACCCCGCTGGAAGTGGTCAGCCACCGCATCTTCTGGTCGGCGGCCTTCCTGCTTCTGCTGGTCGGCCTGTCGCACCGGCTCGGACCGCTCTGGCGCGTGCTGCGCGACCGGGGAACGCTCCTTACCCTCGGCGGCTCGACCCTGCTCATCGCCGCCAACTGGTCGGTCTTCATCCTCGCCGTGCAACGGGGCCAGGTGCTGCAATCGAGCCTCGGCTATTTCATGACCCCGCTGATCAGCGTGCTGCTCGGCTTTCTCTTCCTGCGGGAAAAACTGACCTTGTGGCAACGGATCAGCGTCGGTCTGGCCGCCCTCGGTGTCCTCAACCTCGCGCTACAGCACGGCAGCATTCCCTGGATCGCCCTGGTCCTTGCCACCACCTTCGGGCTCTATGGGCTGTTGCGCAAACTGGCGCGGGTCGACGCCCTGCTCGGCCTGACCATCGAAACCCTCCTTCTCACCCCCTTCGCCCTGGGCTACCTGATCTATCTGCAGTTCACGGAACAAGGCGTCTTTCTCGCCGGCTCCCCCGATCTCAACCTGCTCCTCCCCCTGGCCGGAGTCGTCACCGCCCTGCCTCTGCTCGGCTTCATCGGCGCCGCCCGTCGCCTGCGCCTGTCCACCATCGGCTTCCTCCAGTACATCACCCCCAGCCTCCACTTCCTCCTCGCCGTCGGTCTCTACAACGAGGCCTTCTCCCGTAGCCATCTCATCAGCTTTCTCTGCATCTGGGCCGCCCTCGCCGTCTATACCAGCGATGCCCTGTGGCAAGGGATGGGAAGGGGTTCCGACAAAGACAAACAAGCGGCCTGA
- the thiM gene encoding hydroxyethylthiazole kinase: MVDELWNDLRRVREEAPLVHNITNFVVMNNTANALLAVGALPVMAHAVEEVAEMTALAGALVINIGTLAREWIEAMATAMATARERGIPIVFDPVGAGATTFRTQTCFDLLGRVAPAVIRGNASEIMALAGSAVRTKGVDSSAAADAAEDAALLLARRYSCAVVVSGAVDLLVDGKRKFLVRNGHPLMPKVTGLGCTATALVGAFCAVNGDSLTAARHAMTVMGICGELAAAKAAGPGSMQVHFIDALYNLDAEQLRAHGLDPR; the protein is encoded by the coding sequence GTGGTGGACGAGCTCTGGAACGATCTGCGGCGCGTGCGGGAAGAGGCGCCGCTGGTTCACAATATCACCAATTTCGTGGTGATGAACAACACCGCCAACGCGCTGTTGGCCGTCGGCGCCCTGCCGGTCATGGCACATGCCGTGGAAGAGGTGGCCGAGATGACCGCTCTCGCCGGGGCGCTGGTGATCAATATCGGCACGTTGGCGCGGGAATGGATCGAGGCCATGGCGACGGCGATGGCGACCGCCCGCGAGCGGGGGATTCCCATTGTCTTCGACCCGGTTGGCGCCGGGGCCACGACCTTTCGCACCCAGACCTGTTTCGACCTGCTCGGCCGGGTGGCGCCCGCCGTCATTCGCGGGAACGCCTCGGAGATCATGGCCCTAGCGGGAAGTGCCGTGCGCACCAAAGGGGTCGACAGCTCGGCAGCGGCCGATGCCGCCGAGGACGCGGCGCTGCTGCTGGCCCGGCGCTATTCCTGCGCGGTCGTCGTCAGCGGCGCGGTCGATCTGCTGGTGGATGGCAAGAGGAAATTCCTGGTTCGCAACGGCCATCCGCTGATGCCGAAGGTCACCGGTCTCGGCTGCACCGCGACGGCGCTGGTCGGGGCCTTTTGCGCGGTCAACGGCGATTCGCTGACGGCCGCCCGCCATGCCATGACGGTCATGGGCATCTGCGGGGAGCTCGCCGCCGCCAAAGCCGCCGGGCCGGGAAGCATGCAGGTTCATTTTATCGACGCCCTGTACAATCTCGATGCCGAACAGCTCCGCGCCCACGGGCTCGACCCCCGCTAG
- a CDS encoding type II toxin-antitoxin system HicB family antitoxin — protein sequence MAENADKYTYRVTWSEEDAEHVGLCVEFPSLSWLAASPEAALKGIRKLVAEVVCDMAENGEQVPEPLSTKHFSGKFMVRVPPEVHRQLAMEAAEAHVSLNRLASAKLSQ from the coding sequence ATGGCGGAGAACGCTGATAAATATACCTACCGGGTCACTTGGTCGGAAGAAGACGCCGAACACGTTGGTCTTTGTGTTGAGTTTCCGAGCCTTAGTTGGTTGGCGGCTTCTCCCGAGGCCGCCCTCAAAGGTATTCGCAAGCTTGTCGCGGAAGTTGTGTGCGACATGGCGGAAAATGGCGAGCAAGTGCCCGAACCGCTTTCAACCAAGCATTTCAGCGGCAAATTCATGGTGCGCGTCCCGCCCGAGGTACACCGTCAACTGGCGATGGAGGCGGCCGAAGCCCATGTCAGCCTTAATCGACTTGCAAGCGCGAAGCTGAGTCAATGA
- a CDS encoding toxin HicA, giving the protein MAPIADLIARMRENPGGVRFADLCKVCDYFFGQARQTSGSHRVYKTPWIGDPRVNIQNRKGCAKAYQVKQVLKAIERLEIEHGGER; this is encoded by the coding sequence ATGGCGCCGATTGCTGATCTGATTGCGCGAATGCGCGAGAATCCTGGGGGCGTCCGTTTTGCCGATCTGTGCAAGGTCTGCGATTACTTTTTCGGCCAGGCACGGCAGACGAGCGGAAGTCATCGAGTCTACAAAACACCTTGGATCGGCGACCCGCGTGTCAACATCCAGAATCGCAAGGGATGCGCGAAAGCCTATCAGGTGAAACAGGTTCTCAAGGCAATCGAACGATTGGAGATCGAACATGGCGGAGAACGCTGA
- a CDS encoding restriction endonuclease has product MAYREIWEIEVRHEGLNKYRHIRGSDKYVVEQKAAAQKLAWDDMWEKKKASESKKCEREAAIKSKEEQKELAIIKTEEAQRALDDLESTLIHTLSVDDAIDWSSLEDKKPFSKPKPGKFQSIPAPKKNSPITFPEEPKRSDPKYLAKLGLFDKIFSSRRKQKEKEAENSYLADRSLWVEAKKKAEFGNSQNELKYSESLKAWELAKKEMELKFVKSVELWEKEKTDYEIKQKSNNSIIQVKKEQYFNKEEGAVSDYCEMVLSNSVYPDCFPQEWDIEYQPKTKIIIVDYSLPDIDSIPTLKSVKYIATRDEFSETHISAAALNKLYDDLLYQIALRTIHELYEADVANALESIVFNGWVESVDKATGKNVNSCIMSLQAAKDEFLAINLEKVDPKACFKQLKGVGSSKLHGLSPVAPIININKDDRRFVTAYAVVDEVGGADNLAAMDWQDFENLIREIFEKEFVSSGGEVKITQASRDGGVDAIAFDPDPIRGGKIVIQAKRYTNVVGVSAVRDLYGTTVNEGATKGILVTTADYGPDAYEFAKGKPLTLLNGSNLLHLLDKHGHKAKIDLKEAKKILSEKKI; this is encoded by the coding sequence ATGGCTTATCGCGAAATTTGGGAAATTGAAGTTCGGCACGAGGGACTGAATAAATATCGACATATCCGGGGTTCTGATAAATATGTTGTAGAACAGAAAGCTGCTGCTCAAAAGCTCGCATGGGATGATATGTGGGAGAAAAAAAAAGCTTCTGAATCAAAAAAATGTGAACGGGAGGCGGCGATAAAAAGTAAAGAGGAGCAAAAAGAGCTAGCCATTATCAAAACAGAAGAGGCGCAAAGGGCGCTTGATGATTTGGAATCTACACTGATTCATACCCTGTCAGTCGATGATGCAATTGATTGGTCATCACTAGAAGATAAAAAGCCATTCTCCAAACCAAAACCAGGAAAATTTCAAAGTATACCGGCACCAAAAAAAAACAGCCCCATAACGTTTCCCGAGGAGCCAAAAAGATCTGATCCAAAATATTTGGCCAAGTTAGGACTTTTTGATAAGATTTTTTCTAGTCGTAGAAAACAGAAAGAAAAGGAAGCTGAAAACAGTTATTTGGCGGATCGTAGCTTATGGGTTGAAGCAAAGAAAAAGGCAGAATTCGGTAACTCACAGAATGAATTAAAATATTCAGAGAGCTTAAAGGCTTGGGAGTTGGCAAAAAAGGAAATGGAGCTTAAATTTGTCAAAAGCGTTGAGCTATGGGAGAAAGAAAAAACTGATTACGAAATAAAGCAGAAGTCAAACAATAGTATAATACAAGTCAAAAAAGAGCAGTATTTTAACAAGGAAGAGGGTGCTGTTTCAGATTACTGCGAAATGGTGCTTAGCAATTCAGTCTATCCAGATTGTTTCCCACAAGAATGGGACATTGAATACCAGCCTAAAACAAAGATTATTATTGTTGACTACTCTTTGCCTGATATTGATTCAATCCCAACATTGAAAAGCGTCAAATATATTGCGACGAGGGATGAGTTTTCAGAAACACACATATCCGCAGCAGCATTAAATAAATTGTATGATGATCTGTTGTATCAAATTGCTCTCAGAACCATACATGAATTGTATGAGGCAGATGTTGCAAATGCACTTGAATCAATCGTTTTTAATGGCTGGGTAGAATCTGTAGACAAGGCAACAGGCAAAAATGTTAATTCTTGTATTATGTCATTACAGGCTGCAAAAGATGAGTTTTTAGCAATTAATCTTGAAAAAGTTGACCCAAAAGCATGCTTTAAGCAATTAAAGGGGGTCGGCAGTAGCAAGTTGCATGGTCTTTCCCCCGTGGCACCAATCATAAACATAAACAAAGATGATAGGCGATTTGTCACCGCATATGCCGTTGTAGATGAAGTTGGCGGTGCGGACAATCTTGCAGCAATGGATTGGCAAGATTTTGAAAACTTGATAAGGGAAATCTTCGAGAAAGAATTTGTAAGTTCTGGCGGTGAAGTCAAGATAACCCAGGCTAGTCGAGATGGCGGTGTCGATGCTATAGCGTTCGACCCAGACCCAATTCGCGGTGGGAAAATTGTAATTCAGGCAAAGAGATATACCAACGTAGTTGGCGTGTCAGCAGTAAGAGATTTATATGGTACAACTGTTAACGAAGGTGCAACCAAAGGAATCTTGGTTACTACAGCGGACTATGGTCCAGATGCGTACGAGTTCGCTAAAGGAAAGCCGCTCACGCTTTTGAATGGTAGCAATTTGCTACATCTATTGGATAAACATGGTCATAAGGCAAAAATTGATTTAAAAGAAGCAAAAAAAATACTAAGTGAGAAAAAAATCTAA
- a CDS encoding CopG family ribbon-helix-helix protein, with the protein MKKQTLVSVRLSDPVAERLENLAHATNRSKSFLAAQAIEEFLALQEWQVAAIKEGIDAADRGELVSHDEAVAELSRWGKSHAD; encoded by the coding sequence ATGAAAAAACAGACTCTCGTCTCCGTTCGCCTATCCGATCCCGTGGCCGAGCGCCTGGAAAATCTCGCGCACGCCACCAACCGCTCGAAATCCTTTCTTGCCGCCCAGGCAATCGAAGAATTTCTCGCCCTTCAGGAATGGCAAGTCGCCGCGATTAAGGAAGGCATCGACGCGGCCGATCGTGGCGAACTCGTCAGCCACGATGAAGCCGTCGCCGAACTGAGCCGATGGGGCAAAAGCCATGCGGATTGA
- a CDS encoding type II toxin-antitoxin system RelE/ParE family toxin — protein sequence MRIDWTRPAIDDLRDAGEYIARDNPTAASRMASRVVEAVESLAGQPNIGRPGRVINTRELVATGTPFLIIYRVQLGTLQVLRVLHHARRWPE from the coding sequence ATGCGGATTGATTGGACACGTCCCGCCATCGACGATTTGCGCGACGCGGGCGAATACATCGCCCGCGACAACCCCACGGCGGCCTCCCGCATGGCCTCCCGCGTCGTGGAAGCCGTCGAATCCCTTGCCGGTCAACCCAACATCGGGCGCCCCGGCCGGGTCATCAACACCCGGGAACTCGTGGCCACCGGAACTCCGTTTCTCATTATCTACCGGGTGCAACTGGGAACACTCCAGGTCTTGCGCGTTTTGCATCACGCTCGCCGCTGGCCGGAATAA
- a CDS encoding LexA family protein has protein sequence MRTPQSDPEYLARLQDYFARWKTIPSYERLCALWGLASRSAAGKVLERLRRAEFLERTPDGAWVPARRFFERQLARQVVQAGSPAADVEAGMTALLLDDLLVDTPSRTLLVRVRGESMREANIFDGDMVIVERQAEAAPGEIVVALVDGELTVKRLLRDGGGWLLHPENPEFADIRPEGELTLVGVVTGLARRLRKGPA, from the coding sequence ATGCGCACCCCCCAGTCCGATCCCGAATACCTCGCCCGCCTGCAAGACTACTTCGCCCGCTGGAAGACGATTCCTTCCTACGAACGGCTCTGCGCCCTCTGGGGTCTGGCTTCCCGGTCGGCGGCGGGAAAGGTGCTGGAGCGGCTGCGGCGGGCGGAGTTTCTGGAGCGCACGCCGGACGGCGCCTGGGTGCCGGCTCGGCGCTTTTTCGAGCGGCAACTGGCGCGGCAGGTGGTGCAGGCGGGGAGTCCGGCCGCCGATGTGGAGGCGGGGATGACGGCGCTGCTGCTCGACGATCTGCTGGTCGATACCCCGTCGCGCACCCTGCTGGTCAGGGTGCGGGGGGAGTCGATGCGCGAGGCGAACATTTTCGACGGGGATATGGTGATCGTCGAGCGTCAGGCGGAGGCGGCGCCGGGGGAGATCGTGGTGGCGCTGGTGGATGGCGAACTGACGGTGAAACGGCTGCTGCGGGACGGCGGAGGCTGGCTGCTGCACCCGGAGAATCCGGAGTTCGCCGACATCCGCCCCGAGGGGGAACTGACCCTGGTGGGGGTGGTCACCGGCCTGGCCCGACGGCTGCGCAAGGGGCCGGCATGA
- a CDS encoding S24 family peptidase, with protein MIRDIGVEPPSPRLEPTGFASPAADYLELGISLDRSLIDHPEATFFFRAAGPALAGAGIFDGDLLVVDRSVTPRSGHIVVAVADGEFVLRELRALAREARGEVTVWGVVRWAIHRLCPSP; from the coding sequence ATGATCCGTGACATTGGCGTTGAGCCGCCCTCGCCGCGACTGGAGCCGACCGGCTTCGCCTCCCCGGCGGCGGATTACCTGGAACTCGGCATCAGCCTCGACCGCAGCCTCATCGACCATCCCGAGGCGACCTTCTTCTTCCGGGCGGCGGGACCGGCCCTGGCCGGGGCGGGGATTTTCGACGGCGACCTGCTGGTGGTGGACCGCAGCGTGACGCCGCGCTCCGGGCATATCGTCGTCGCCGTGGCCGACGGCGAATTCGTTCTGCGCGAGCTGCGCGCCCTGGCCCGCGAGGCGCGCGGCGAAGTCACCGTCTGGGGAGTGGTCCGCTGGGCCATCCATCGCCTGTGTCCCTCGCCCTGA
- a CDS encoding Y-family DNA polymerase: MSLALIDCNNFYASCEQLFQPRLIGKPVVVLSNNDGCVIARSAEAKALGIPMAAPWHTLTALARRHGIVALSSNYALYGDLSARVMKILSTFSPTQEVYSIDECFLDLAGAQPTPGACGRIIRDEVRRLVGISVGVGLGPTKTLAKFANHCAKKRPEFSGACALGELSPAEIDGLLAWAPVSEVWGVGGRLTARLQALGIHTALDLKRAAPGHIRKAFGITLERTLRELNGELCYPLAAGPAARRQILSSRSFGQLLTEFAPLEEAVTAYATRAAEKLRRQGLVAGSVGVFVQTNPFRTDLPQYHASRHFPLEPTADTRLLAQAALQGLRVIYRPGFAYQKAGVILTELLPKELRQPTLFEDGAALAGSQALMAAMDQINRAYGRGTVKLGAEGSDPRWAMRAERRTPRYTTHLEELAVAKAVD, translated from the coding sequence GTGTCCCTCGCCCTGATCGACTGCAACAACTTCTACGCCTCCTGCGAGCAGCTCTTCCAGCCCCGCCTCATTGGCAAGCCGGTGGTCGTCCTCTCCAACAACGACGGCTGCGTCATCGCCCGTTCCGCCGAGGCGAAAGCACTGGGCATCCCCATGGCCGCCCCCTGGCATACCCTGACGGCCCTCGCCCGCCGTCACGGCATCGTCGCCCTCTCCAGCAATTACGCCCTGTACGGCGATCTCTCGGCGCGGGTGATGAAAATTCTTTCCACCTTCAGTCCGACGCAGGAAGTCTACTCCATCGACGAGTGTTTTCTCGATCTGGCCGGCGCCCAGCCAACGCCGGGGGCGTGCGGTCGAATCATCCGCGATGAGGTGCGGCGACTGGTGGGGATTTCCGTGGGGGTCGGCCTCGGCCCGACCAAGACCCTGGCCAAGTTCGCCAACCACTGCGCCAAGAAACGCCCCGAGTTCTCCGGGGCCTGCGCCCTGGGGGAACTCTCCCCCGCCGAGATCGACGGTCTGCTCGCCTGGGCGCCGGTCTCCGAGGTCTGGGGTGTTGGCGGTCGCCTGACGGCGCGGCTGCAAGCCCTCGGCATCCACACCGCCCTCGACTTGAAACGGGCGGCGCCTGGACATATCCGGAAGGCCTTCGGCATCACCCTGGAACGCACCCTGCGGGAACTCAACGGCGAACTCTGCTATCCCCTGGCCGCCGGACCGGCCGCGCGCAGGCAGATCCTCTCCTCACGTTCCTTCGGGCAACTGCTTACCGAGTTCGCCCCGCTGGAGGAAGCGGTCACCGCCTACGCCACTCGCGCCGCCGAGAAGCTGCGCCGGCAAGGCCTGGTGGCCGGCTCGGTCGGGGTCTTCGTGCAGACCAACCCATTCCGCACCGATCTCCCCCAGTACCACGCCTCCCGGCATTTCCCCCTGGAACCGACCGCCGACACCCGCCTGCTGGCCCAGGCCGCGCTGCAAGGCCTGCGCGTCATCTACCGCCCCGGCTTCGCCTACCAGAAGGCCGGGGTCATCCTCACCGAACTGCTTCCCAAAGAGTTGCGTCAGCCTACCCTCTTCGAGGATGGCGCGGCGCTGGCCGGATCCCAGGCACTGATGGCGGCGATGGACCAGATCAACCGGGCCTACGGCCGGGGGACGGTGAAACTCGGCGCGGAAGGCAGCGACCCGCGCTGGGCGATGCGCGCCGAACGGCGCACGCCCCGTTACACGACGCACTTGGAGGAACTGGCGGTGGCGAAGGCGGTCGATTGA
- a CDS encoding nucleotidyltransferase domain-containing protein, which yields MYYPILGYMVPNMGSFDRKTFSISDALFTKTQQQLLRLLFGQPEKSFYSKEIVDKAGIGTGTVLRELEKLSTAGLVTVKKIGNQKHYQANPSSPVFDELKGIVRKTFGLADPLHLALEQFKNKIKVAFIYGSVAKGSDNAESDIDLMLISDQLTYPDLLVSFSELEPQLGRQLNPTIYTVEEFRSKMIAENSFVVRVIEQPKIFLIGSKDDLPTV from the coding sequence TTGTATTATCCCATTTTGGGTTATATGGTTCCCAATATGGGAAGTTTTGACAGGAAAACATTCAGTATCAGCGATGCGCTGTTTACCAAAACACAGCAGCAGCTGTTGCGTCTTCTCTTCGGGCAGCCGGAAAAAAGCTTTTATTCGAAGGAGATTGTCGACAAGGCAGGAATAGGCACCGGCACTGTCCTGCGAGAACTGGAAAAGCTCTCAACGGCCGGTCTTGTGACGGTAAAAAAGATCGGCAACCAGAAACATTACCAGGCAAACCCGTCATCGCCTGTGTTCGATGAGCTAAAAGGAATCGTCCGCAAAACCTTCGGTCTTGCCGATCCGTTGCATCTGGCCCTGGAGCAATTCAAAAACAAGATCAAAGTGGCCTTCATCTACGGTTCCGTTGCGAAGGGCTCAGACAACGCTGAAAGCGACATCGATTTGATGCTGATTTCAGACCAGTTGACCTACCCGGACCTGCTGGTCAGCTTTTCTGAGTTGGAACCCCAATTGGGCAGACAGCTCAACCCGACGATTTATACTGTTGAAGAGTTCCGTAGCAAGATGATTGCGGAAAACAGTTTTGTTGTCAGGGTGATCGAGCAACCCAAAATTTTTCTGATCGGATCGAAAGATGACCTCCCCACAGTTTAA
- a CDS encoding SAM-dependent methyltransferase codes for MWDQRYAADEYVYGKKPNDFLAEVSGRLAPGKVLCLAEGEGRNAVFLAGRGHAVTAVDASAVGLEKARKLAAERGVEIAVRVADLADFAIAPASWDAVVAIFCHLPPDLRRLVHRRVVDGLRPGGRFILEAYTPRQLQFKTGGPPTAELLMTLADLKEELTGLDFEIAEEIERDIHEGHCHFGRGAVARILGRKP; via the coding sequence ATGTGGGATCAGCGCTATGCCGCCGATGAATACGTCTACGGCAAAAAGCCCAACGACTTTCTCGCGGAGGTAAGCGGAAGGCTCGCGCCGGGCAAGGTGCTCTGTCTGGCGGAAGGTGAGGGGCGCAACGCCGTCTTTCTCGCCGGGCGGGGGCATGCGGTAACGGCGGTCGACGCTTCCGCCGTCGGTCTGGAAAAAGCCCGGAAACTGGCGGCGGAACGGGGTGTCGAAATCGCCGTCCGGGTCGCCGATCTGGCCGATTTCGCCATCGCGCCGGCGAGCTGGGATGCCGTCGTCGCCATCTTCTGCCACCTGCCTCCCGACCTGCGGCGCCTGGTGCATCGGCGGGTGGTGGACGGCCTGCGCCCCGGCGGGCGCTTCATCCTCGAAGCCTATACCCCCCGGCAACTTCAGTTCAAAACCGGCGGCCCACCCACGGCGGAACTGCTGATGACCCTCGCCGACCTGAAAGAGGAACTCACCGGGCTGGATTTCGAAATCGCGGAAGAAATCGAGCGCGACATCCACGAAGGACACTGCCACTTCGGGCGCGGCGCGGTGGCGCGGATTCTCGGGCGAAAACCCTGA
- a CDS encoding LysE family translocator, whose product MIPFDTLLLFFTASVLLGLSPGPDNLFVMAQSIQRGPASGLLVTLGLCTGLLVHTAAVAFGLAAVFQASAFAFNLLKWVGAGYLLYLAVLAFRAKADAVDSPGAAVVPRARLYRRGIIMNITNPKVSVFFLAFLPQFADPSRGPLAVQLLILGGIFIVATILVFGSVSLLAGAVGERFRRSGRAQIILNRLAGTIFAALALKLATSTR is encoded by the coding sequence ATGATTCCTTTCGATACCCTACTGCTGTTTTTTACCGCTTCGGTGCTGCTCGGCCTCTCCCCCGGCCCGGACAACCTCTTTGTGATGGCCCAGTCCATTCAACGCGGTCCCGCTTCCGGCCTGCTCGTGACCCTGGGGCTCTGTACCGGGCTGTTGGTCCACACCGCCGCCGTCGCTTTCGGCCTGGCGGCGGTCTTTCAGGCCTCGGCGTTCGCCTTCAATCTGCTGAAATGGGTCGGCGCCGGCTATCTTCTCTACCTCGCCGTCCTGGCCTTTCGCGCCAAGGCGGATGCGGTCGATTCTCCCGGCGCCGCTGTCGTCCCGCGTGCTCGGCTGTACCGGCGGGGGATCATCATGAACATCACCAACCCCAAGGTTTCGGTCTTCTTCCTCGCCTTCCTGCCCCAGTTCGCCGACCCAAGCCGGGGGCCGCTGGCCGTGCAGCTGCTCATTCTCGGCGGCATCTTCATCGTCGCCACCATTCTCGTCTTCGGTTCCGTCAGTCTGCTGGCGGGGGCCGTCGGCGAGCGCTTTCGGCGCTCCGGCCGGGCGCAAATCATCCTCAATCGCCTGGCCGGGACGATCTTCGCCGCCTTGGCGCTTAAGCTGGCCACAAGTACGCGCTGA
- a CDS encoding translation initiation factor Sui1, producing MTMKKTNGGLVYSSEHGRMCPGCNRPKGECACARKMTAPPADGVVRVSRQTKGRKGKGVTLVTGVPLDEAGLKALATRLKQQCGCGGTVKDGVIEIQGDHAELLLVELRKLGWTVKRAGG from the coding sequence ATGACCATGAAAAAAACGAACGGCGGGCTGGTCTATTCCAGCGAGCATGGGCGGATGTGCCCTGGCTGCAACCGGCCGAAAGGGGAGTGTGCCTGCGCCCGCAAGATGACGGCTCCGCCTGCAGACGGCGTGGTGCGGGTGTCCCGCCAGACCAAGGGGCGCAAGGGCAAGGGGGTGACGCTTGTCACCGGGGTTCCCCTCGACGAGGCCGGCCTCAAGGCCTTGGCGACCCGGCTCAAACAGCAATGCGGCTGCGGCGGCACGGTCAAGGACGGGGTCATCGAAATCCAGGGGGATCACGCCGAGTTGCTGCTGGTAGAACTCCGGAAACTGGGCTGGACGGTCAAGCGCGCCGGCGGCTAG